One genomic segment of Burkholderia pyrrocinia includes these proteins:
- the thiC gene encoding phosphomethylpyrimidine synthase ThiC, translating to MNANPKFLSADAHVDAAAVAPLPNSRKVYVTGSQPDIRVPMREITQADTPTGFGGEKNPPIYVYDTSGPYTDPEAKIDIRAGLPALRQRWIEARGDTEGLSGLSSRYGLERAADPATADLRFPGLHRNPRRAQAGKNVTQMHYARQGIITPEMEYIAIRENQRRAEYLESLKASGPNGAKLAAMMGRQHPGQAFGAAAFGANALAEITPEFVRDEIARGRAIIPANINHPESEPMIIGRNFLVKINANIGNSAVTSSIGEEVDKMTWAIRWGGDTVMDLSTGKHIHETREWIIRNSPVPIGTVPIYQALEKVNGKAEDLTWEIFRDTLIEQAEQGVDYFTIHAGVRLQYVPLTANRMTGIVSRGGSIMAKWCLAHHKESFLYEHFEEICEIMKAYDVSFSLGDGLRPGSIYDANDEAQLGELKTLGELTQIAWKHDVQVMIEGPGHVPMQLIKENMDLQLDWCKEAPFYTLGPLTTDIAPGYDHITSGIGAAMIGWFGTAMLCYVTPKEHLGLPNKDDVKEGIITYKLAAHAADLAKGHPGAQVRDNALSKARFEFRWEDQFNIGLDPDKAREFHDETLPKDSAKVAHFCSMCGPHFCSMKITQDVREFAAQQGVSETEALKKGMEVKAVEFVKTGAEIYHRQ from the coding sequence ATGAACGCCAATCCGAAGTTTCTGTCCGCCGACGCCCACGTCGATGCCGCTGCCGTCGCGCCGCTGCCGAATTCGCGGAAAGTCTATGTGACCGGCTCGCAGCCCGACATCCGCGTACCAATGCGCGAAATCACGCAGGCCGACACGCCGACCGGCTTCGGCGGCGAAAAGAATCCGCCGATCTACGTGTACGACACGTCGGGCCCCTACACCGATCCGGAAGCGAAGATCGACATCCGCGCGGGCCTGCCCGCGCTGCGCCAGCGCTGGATCGAAGCGCGCGGCGACACCGAAGGGCTCTCCGGCCTGTCGAGCCGGTACGGCCTCGAGCGCGCGGCCGATCCGGCCACCGCCGACCTGCGTTTCCCGGGCCTGCACCGCAACCCGCGCCGCGCGCAGGCCGGCAAGAACGTCACGCAGATGCACTATGCGCGTCAGGGCATCATCACGCCGGAAATGGAATACATCGCGATCCGCGAGAACCAGCGCCGCGCCGAGTACCTCGAGAGCCTGAAGGCGAGCGGCCCGAACGGCGCGAAGCTCGCCGCGATGATGGGCCGCCAGCACCCCGGCCAGGCGTTCGGTGCCGCTGCGTTCGGTGCGAACGCGCTGGCCGAAATCACGCCCGAGTTCGTGCGCGACGAAATCGCGCGCGGCCGCGCGATCATCCCCGCGAACATCAACCACCCGGAATCCGAGCCGATGATCATCGGCCGCAACTTCCTCGTGAAGATCAACGCGAACATCGGCAACTCGGCCGTCACGTCGTCGATCGGCGAGGAAGTCGACAAGATGACGTGGGCGATCCGCTGGGGCGGCGACACGGTGATGGACCTGTCGACCGGCAAGCACATCCATGAAACGCGCGAGTGGATCATCCGCAACAGCCCGGTGCCGATCGGCACGGTGCCGATCTACCAGGCGCTCGAAAAGGTCAACGGCAAGGCCGAGGACCTGACCTGGGAAATCTTCCGCGACACGCTGATCGAGCAGGCCGAGCAAGGCGTCGACTACTTCACGATCCACGCGGGCGTGCGCCTGCAGTACGTGCCGCTCACCGCGAACCGGATGACGGGCATCGTGTCGCGCGGCGGCTCGATCATGGCGAAGTGGTGTCTCGCGCATCACAAGGAAAGCTTCCTGTACGAACACTTCGAAGAGATCTGCGAGATCATGAAGGCGTACGACGTGAGCTTCTCGCTCGGCGACGGCCTGCGTCCCGGCTCGATCTACGACGCGAACGACGAAGCGCAGCTCGGCGAGCTGAAGACGCTTGGCGAACTCACGCAGATCGCGTGGAAGCACGACGTGCAGGTGATGATCGAAGGCCCCGGCCACGTGCCGATGCAGTTGATCAAGGAGAACATGGATCTCCAGCTCGACTGGTGCAAGGAAGCGCCGTTCTACACGCTCGGGCCGCTCACCACCGACATCGCGCCGGGCTACGACCACATCACGTCGGGCATCGGCGCCGCGATGATCGGCTGGTTCGGCACCGCGATGCTGTGCTACGTGACGCCGAAGGAACACCTCGGCCTGCCGAACAAGGACGACGTGAAGGAAGGCATCATCACGTACAAGCTCGCCGCGCACGCCGCCGACCTCGCGAAGGGTCACCCGGGCGCGCAGGTGCGCGACAACGCGCTGTCGAAGGCGCGCTTCGAGTTCCGCTGGGAAGACCAGTTCAACATCGGTCTCGATCCGGACAAGGCGCGCGAATTCCACGACGAGACGCTGCCGAAGGATTCCGCGAAGGTCGCGCACTTCTGCTCGATGTGCGGCCCGCACTTCTGCTCGATGAAGATCACGCAGGACGTGCGCGAGTTCGCGGCACAGCAGGGCGTGTCGGAAACCGAAGCGCTGAAGAAAGGGATGGAAGTGAAGGCGGTCGAGTTCGTCAAGACCGGCGCCGAGATCTATCACCGTCAGTAA
- a CDS encoding phosphodiesterase, with protein MLLAQISDLHIKRPGQLAYRRVDTAAALARCIAKLNALVPRPDAVLVTGDLTDFGHDDEYGNLRDLLAPLEIPYYLMVGNHDDRAGLRRAFADRAELQDGEFVQYAFDVGAVRVLALDSQVPGASYGDLCDARLAWLAAQLDAARDRPVIVALHHPPFASGIGHMDALRLAPAAAAKLDALLRGYPNVERVLCGHVHRTMFTRFGGTLASAVPAPAHQVAFDLRTDAPSAFRLEPPAFAVHCYAPDTGMTSHHVYVDEGAGPYPFYEPTGELVD; from the coding sequence ATGCTGCTAGCTCAAATCAGCGATCTCCACATCAAGCGACCGGGTCAGCTCGCGTACCGGCGCGTCGACACGGCGGCCGCGCTCGCGCGCTGCATCGCGAAGCTGAACGCGCTCGTGCCGCGCCCCGACGCCGTGCTCGTCACCGGCGACCTGACCGACTTCGGCCACGACGACGAATACGGCAACCTGCGCGACCTGCTCGCGCCGCTCGAGATTCCGTATTACCTGATGGTCGGCAATCACGACGACCGCGCCGGGCTGCGCCGCGCGTTCGCCGATCGCGCCGAACTGCAGGACGGCGAATTCGTGCAGTACGCGTTCGACGTCGGCGCGGTGCGCGTGCTCGCGCTCGATTCGCAGGTGCCCGGCGCGAGCTACGGCGACCTGTGCGATGCACGGCTCGCGTGGCTCGCCGCGCAGCTCGACGCCGCGCGCGATCGCCCGGTGATCGTCGCACTGCATCACCCGCCGTTCGCATCGGGGATCGGCCACATGGACGCGCTGCGCCTCGCGCCCGCCGCCGCCGCGAAACTCGACGCGCTGCTGCGCGGTTACCCGAACGTCGAGCGCGTGCTGTGCGGCCACGTGCACCGTACGATGTTCACGCGTTTCGGCGGCACGCTCGCGTCGGCCGTGCCGGCGCCCGCGCATCAGGTCGCATTCGACCTGCGAACCGACGCGCCGTCCGCGTTCCGGCTCGAACCGCCGGCGTTCGCGGTGCACTGCTATGCGCCGGATACGGGGATGACATCGCACCACGTGTATGTGGACGAAGGCGCCGGGCCGTATCCGTTCTACGAGCCGACGGGGGAACTGGTCGACTGA
- a CDS encoding ABC transporter ATP-binding protein, with protein MKLDSTPITLTGCAKTFRGTRVLEPIDLSIGAGETLVLLGPSGCGKTTTLRLIAGLDTPDAGGTIAFGNDDVTALPIERRQVGMVFQNYALFPNLTVRGNVGYGLKIRKTEPRALRERVDELLAMMRLDAHADKPIDQLSGGQRQRVALARALAVRPRVLLLDEPLTALDAKLRDVLRREMNALLRELGVTTVYVTHDQAEAMELGDRIVVMGAGHIEQIGTPRDIYYRPANRTVAQFIGTLNRLDGQWRNGALVTTGGAIVTPHAADEWFFRPEDAQLADPAHAPLRGTVGACAFLGERTRLTIEHAAPDALVIDVPGRIALAHGTAVGITIAPEGLIALGA; from the coding sequence ATGAAACTCGATTCCACTCCCATCACCCTGACCGGCTGCGCGAAGACGTTCCGCGGCACGCGCGTGCTCGAACCGATCGACCTGTCGATCGGCGCGGGCGAAACGCTCGTGCTGCTCGGGCCGTCGGGCTGCGGCAAGACGACGACGCTGCGCCTGATCGCGGGCCTCGACACGCCGGACGCCGGCGGCACGATCGCGTTCGGCAACGACGACGTGACCGCACTGCCGATCGAGCGCCGGCAGGTCGGCATGGTGTTCCAGAACTACGCGCTGTTTCCGAACCTGACGGTGCGCGGCAATGTCGGCTACGGGCTGAAGATCCGCAAGACCGAGCCGCGCGCACTGCGCGAACGTGTCGACGAACTGCTCGCGATGATGCGGCTCGACGCGCACGCGGACAAGCCGATCGATCAGCTCTCGGGCGGCCAGCGCCAGCGCGTCGCGCTGGCGCGCGCGCTCGCGGTGCGGCCGCGCGTGCTGCTGCTCGACGAACCGCTGACGGCACTCGACGCGAAACTGCGCGACGTGCTGCGTCGCGAAATGAATGCACTGCTGCGCGAGCTCGGCGTGACGACGGTCTACGTGACGCACGACCAGGCCGAAGCGATGGAGCTCGGCGACCGGATCGTCGTGATGGGCGCGGGCCACATCGAGCAGATCGGCACGCCGCGCGACATCTACTACCGGCCGGCCAACCGTACGGTCGCGCAGTTCATCGGCACGCTGAACCGGCTTGACGGACAATGGCGCAATGGCGCGCTCGTGACGACGGGCGGCGCGATCGTCACGCCGCATGCCGCCGACGAGTGGTTCTTCCGCCCCGAGGATGCGCAACTCGCCGATCCGGCGCATGCGCCGCTACGCGGCACGGTCGGCGCATGCGCGTTCCTCGGCGAGCGCACGCGGCTCACGATCGAGCACGCGGCGCCCGACGCGCTCGTGATCGACGTCCCGGGCCGCATCGCGCTCGCGCACGGCACGGCGGTCGGCATTACGATTGCACCGGAAGGCCTGATCGCGCTCGGCGCGTAA
- a CDS encoding DMT family transporter: MSPKNALLLTVLAALWGASFLFIRIGVVDFGVAPLMALRVGIGALFLTGFALTRFKPADLGARLRRHAWPLFVVGALNSGIPFCLFAFAELTLSAGLTSVINATTPLWGALVAYLWLKDTLSLPRALGLVIGFAGVITLVWNQIANAHGATGASATALAAAAALGATLLYGIAANYTKRKLSGVDPLVNATGSMIGSTVLLLPFAIATWPAAPVSAHAWGSVLGLGIACTGIAYFIFFYLIAHVGPARAITVTFVIPVFGLLWGALFLGEHVSAVMIEGCAIVLVGTALATGVIKRIPGLRPRGGETT, from the coding sequence ATGTCACCCAAAAATGCCCTTCTGCTGACCGTGCTCGCTGCCCTGTGGGGCGCGTCGTTCCTGTTCATCCGGATCGGCGTGGTCGATTTCGGCGTCGCGCCGCTGATGGCGCTGCGCGTGGGCATCGGCGCGCTGTTTCTCACCGGCTTTGCGCTGACGCGCTTCAAACCCGCCGATCTCGGCGCGCGGCTGCGCCGTCATGCGTGGCCGTTGTTCGTCGTCGGCGCGCTGAACTCGGGCATACCGTTCTGCCTGTTCGCGTTCGCCGAACTGACGCTGTCGGCCGGCCTGACGTCGGTGATCAACGCGACGACGCCGCTGTGGGGCGCACTCGTGGCCTACCTGTGGCTGAAGGACACACTGTCGCTGCCGCGCGCGCTCGGCCTCGTGATCGGTTTTGCCGGCGTGATCACGCTCGTATGGAACCAGATCGCGAATGCGCACGGCGCCACGGGCGCCAGCGCGACCGCGCTCGCCGCTGCGGCGGCGCTCGGCGCGACGCTGCTGTACGGCATCGCGGCCAATTACACGAAGCGCAAGCTCAGCGGCGTCGATCCGCTCGTCAACGCGACCGGCAGCATGATCGGCTCGACCGTCCTGCTGCTGCCGTTCGCGATCGCCACCTGGCCGGCCGCACCGGTCAGCGCGCACGCATGGGGTTCCGTGCTCGGCCTCGGCATCGCCTGCACGGGCATCGCGTATTTCATCTTCTTCTACCTGATCGCGCATGTCGGCCCCGCCCGCGCGATTACCGTGACGTTCGTGATCCCGGTGTTCGGCCTTCTGTGGGGCGCGCTGTTCCTCGGCGAACACGTGTCCGCCGTGATGATCGAAGGCTGCGCGATCGTGCTCGTCGGTACTGCGCTCGCGACCGGCGTGATCAAGCGGATTCCCGGTCTCCGGCCGCGTGGCGGCGAAACGACCTGA
- a CDS encoding pentapeptide MXKDX repeat protein, producing MKKVLIAACVAGFAMAATGAYAQNDAMSKEGSSMSKEGSAMSKDAMGHDAMAKDGAMKKGAMKKHAMKKDAMSHDSMGKPKSDDKMAPSN from the coding sequence ATGAAAAAAGTACTGATCGCAGCCTGTGTCGCCGGTTTCGCCATGGCCGCAACGGGCGCATATGCGCAGAACGACGCGATGTCGAAGGAGGGTTCGTCGATGTCGAAGGAAGGTTCGGCGATGTCGAAGGACGCGATGGGCCACGACGCGATGGCCAAGGACGGCGCGATGAAGAAGGGCGCCATGAAGAAGCACGCGATGAAGAAGGACGCGATGTCGCACGACTCGATGGGCAAGCCGAAGTCGGACGACAAGATGGCCCCGTCGAACTGA
- a CDS encoding EamA family transporter, producing the protein MTPLDRLLDFLARLSFRIRLPQSRGGRVALALVFIYFVWGSTYSGLHFALQSFPPLLLSGLRNLLGGIGLFIFALRRKPEWPTLLEIRNAGIVGTMLVALSSGTIALGISSVSSGSAAVMVATVPLFATVIAAVAGRPVTKGEWAAVALGMVGIVVLNSGGAAAQNSALGTICVLAGALFWAGGAHLATRLKLPSDLFLSTSLQIGLGGLISTLVAWLIGERIEHVMAGPVFAFLYLMVFCTMAAYVAYGYLIRHTSPIIASSCMYVNPIVAVALGALLLGEPVTMATVVATVAILGSVGLSFVFDPARRPAARAAAVGSTAVAAASAADVASAPDQIEMPEAAPILAPSAVPLAVPTPAAVMDPAVVMDPPPAFAPPPAGEPAAPRADA; encoded by the coding sequence ATGACGCCGCTCGACCGTCTCCTCGATTTCCTCGCGCGCCTTTCGTTCCGGATCCGCCTGCCGCAAAGCCGCGGCGGCCGCGTCGCGCTCGCGCTCGTATTCATCTATTTCGTCTGGGGTTCGACCTACAGCGGCCTGCATTTCGCGCTGCAGTCGTTCCCGCCGCTGCTGCTGTCGGGGCTGCGCAACCTGCTCGGCGGGATCGGCCTGTTCATCTTCGCGCTGCGGCGCAAGCCCGAATGGCCGACGCTGCTGGAGATCCGCAATGCGGGGATCGTCGGCACGATGCTCGTCGCGCTGTCGTCCGGCACGATCGCGCTCGGGATCAGCTCGGTCAGCAGCGGCTCGGCCGCGGTGATGGTGGCGACGGTGCCGCTGTTCGCGACCGTGATCGCGGCGGTGGCCGGCCGGCCGGTAACGAAGGGCGAGTGGGCGGCGGTCGCGCTCGGGATGGTCGGCATCGTCGTGCTGAATTCGGGCGGCGCGGCGGCGCAGAATTCGGCGCTCGGCACGATCTGCGTGCTGGCCGGCGCACTGTTCTGGGCGGGCGGCGCGCACCTCGCGACGCGGCTCAAGCTGCCGTCCGACCTGTTTCTGTCGACGTCGCTGCAGATCGGCCTCGGCGGCCTGATTTCGACGCTCGTCGCGTGGTTGATCGGCGAACGCATCGAACACGTGATGGCCGGGCCGGTGTTCGCGTTTCTGTACCTGATGGTGTTCTGCACGATGGCCGCGTATGTCGCGTACGGCTACCTGATCCGCCACACGAGCCCGATCATCGCGAGCAGCTGCATGTACGTGAACCCGATCGTCGCGGTCGCGCTCGGTGCGCTGCTGCTTGGCGAACCCGTGACGATGGCGACCGTGGTCGCGACCGTCGCGATCCTCGGCAGCGTCGGGCTGTCGTTCGTGTTCGATCCGGCGCGCCGGCCCGCGGCACGCGCGGCGGCTGTCGGCTCGACGGCCGTGGCGGCCGCGTCGGCGGCGGACGTTGCGTCCGCACCCGATCAGATCGAGATGCCCGAGGCGGCACCCATCCTGGCGCCTTCCGCCGTCCCGCTTGCGGTACCGACACCGGCTGCCGTGATGGATCCGGCCGTGGTCATGGACCCGCCACCGGCATTCGCGCCGCCGCCCGCCGGCGAACCGGCCGCGCCCCGCGCCGACGCGTGA
- a CDS encoding sensor domain-containing phosphodiesterase: protein MKPARDLSLDSLLERLTLTPGGWHATYRTTTLRSVFQPVLSITHKRVVGYEALLRVVDANGALVSPTALFDKTRANADALLLDRLARCLHTANFVAQGIGDGWLFLNVTPRVLDSGLVQREFVEALCRHFALPPNRIVLEVVEQPARDEAALARTIDMIQHRDFLIAIDDFGTGFSNFDRVWRARPDIVKLDRSLVERTTGSADDRRIMHHLVSMLHQAGAMVLAEGVESNDALQALMEADIDFVQGFQFGQPDASIAHASAAAPALLDAAWQRFIARRHTPVVPEQPGFDAIERLVLTGAAAFSASGNLQDAAQRVFAVPAARRVFVTDEIGEQFLPSIGARAEDGQASATRLSPLFPETHSNWSRRPYFQRAIAAPGRVALMGPHFSLTEGRDCYTAAVAIRAQSRLVVFCVDFVLDSAGTVMR, encoded by the coding sequence ATGAAGCCCGCCCGCGACCTATCGCTCGACTCCCTGCTCGAACGCCTCACGCTGACGCCCGGCGGCTGGCACGCCACCTATCGCACCACGACGCTGCGCAGCGTGTTCCAGCCCGTGCTGTCGATCACGCACAAGCGTGTGGTCGGCTACGAGGCACTGCTGCGCGTCGTCGACGCGAACGGCGCGCTGGTCTCGCCCACGGCCCTCTTCGACAAGACGCGCGCCAACGCCGACGCGCTGCTGCTCGACCGGCTCGCGCGCTGCCTGCACACGGCCAATTTCGTCGCGCAGGGCATCGGCGACGGCTGGCTGTTCCTGAACGTGACGCCGCGCGTACTCGATTCGGGCCTCGTGCAGCGCGAGTTCGTCGAGGCGCTGTGTCGGCATTTCGCACTGCCGCCGAACCGCATCGTGCTGGAAGTCGTCGAACAGCCGGCGCGCGACGAAGCCGCGCTCGCCCGCACGATCGACATGATCCAGCATCGCGACTTCCTGATTGCGATCGACGATTTCGGCACGGGATTCTCGAACTTCGACCGGGTGTGGCGCGCGCGGCCCGACATCGTCAAGCTCGATCGCTCGCTCGTCGAGCGCACGACCGGGTCGGCCGACGATCGCCGCATCATGCATCATCTCGTGTCGATGCTGCACCAGGCCGGCGCGATGGTGCTTGCCGAAGGCGTCGAAAGTAACGACGCACTGCAGGCGCTGATGGAGGCCGACATCGATTTCGTGCAGGGCTTCCAGTTCGGCCAGCCCGACGCATCGATCGCGCACGCGAGCGCGGCCGCGCCCGCGCTGCTCGACGCCGCTTGGCAGCGCTTCATCGCGCGCCGGCACACACCGGTCGTCCCCGAGCAGCCGGGCTTCGACGCGATCGAGCGGCTCGTACTCACCGGCGCGGCCGCGTTTTCCGCGAGCGGCAACCTGCAGGACGCCGCGCAACGCGTATTCGCGGTGCCGGCCGCGCGCCGCGTGTTCGTCACCGACGAGATCGGCGAGCAGTTCCTGCCGTCGATCGGCGCGCGCGCCGAAGACGGCCAGGCGAGCGCCACCCGCCTCTCGCCGCTGTTCCCGGAAACCCACAGCAACTGGTCGCGACGCCCGTACTTCCAGCGCGCGATCGCCGCGCCCGGGCGCGTCGCGCTGATGGGCCCGCATTTCTCGCTGACGGAAGGCCGCGACTGCTATACGGCCGCCGTCGCGATCCGCGCGCAGAGCCGGCTCGTCGTGTTCTGCGTCGACTTCGTGCTCGACAGCGCGGGAACCGTGATGCGCTGA
- a CDS encoding cytochrome b/b6 domain-containing protein: MQTVPATGRAAATPPARPIHPLWVRASHWLNALAAVLMALSGWRIYDASPIYPPFTFPHGITIGGWLGGALQWHFAAMWLLVGNGLFYLAMSLATGRLVRKMLPVTPASVWRDVRAALGGRLSHADLSVYNAVQRAAYLTAIVDLVVLVLSGLAIWKSVQFPLLRELFGGYDNARVVHFWAMSLLVAFFVVHVAMALLVPRSLLAMLRGR; encoded by the coding sequence ATGCAAACCGTTCCCGCCACCGGGCGCGCGGCCGCCACGCCGCCCGCGCGCCCGATCCATCCGCTGTGGGTGCGCGCGAGCCACTGGCTCAACGCGCTCGCGGCCGTGCTGATGGCGCTGTCCGGCTGGCGCATCTACGACGCGTCGCCGATCTATCCGCCGTTCACGTTTCCTCACGGCATCACGATCGGCGGCTGGCTCGGCGGCGCGCTGCAATGGCATTTCGCGGCGATGTGGCTGCTCGTCGGCAACGGGCTGTTCTACCTGGCGATGTCGCTTGCGACCGGGCGGCTTGTGCGCAAGATGCTGCCGGTCACGCCGGCATCCGTGTGGCGCGACGTGCGCGCGGCGCTCGGCGGGCGGCTGTCGCATGCCGACCTGAGCGTCTACAACGCGGTGCAGCGCGCGGCGTACCTGACCGCGATCGTCGATCTCGTCGTGCTGGTGCTGTCGGGGCTCGCGATCTGGAAATCCGTGCAGTTCCCGCTGCTGCGCGAACTGTTCGGCGGTTACGACAACGCGCGCGTCGTGCATTTCTGGGCGATGTCGCTGCTCGTCGCGTTCTTCGTCGTGCATGTCGCGATGGCGCTGCTGGTGCCGCGCTCGCTGCTCGCGATGCTGCGCGGCCGTTGA
- a CDS encoding molybdopterin-dependent oxidoreductase produces MSESEHKRDRPLWTLDRKSLELDVRRELEMPSRRLFNRRVLTLGGLTMLTGCTLQDDASVNTFLEKVSRMNDRVQAWLFSPDRLAPTYTEADITRPFPFNAYYGIDDVPHVDESTYRLVLSGRVTGKRVWTLDELRALPHAEQITRHICVEGWSAIGRWGGTPFGAFLARAGADTHAKYVGFKCADDYYESIDMPTALHPQTLLAFDYDGRRLPPEFGFPMKLRMPTKLGYKNPKHIMEIFVTDTFPGGYWVDQGYNWFGGS; encoded by the coding sequence ATGTCCGAATCCGAACACAAGCGCGACCGCCCGCTGTGGACCCTCGACCGGAAGTCGCTCGAACTCGACGTGCGCCGCGAGCTCGAGATGCCGTCGCGGCGGCTGTTCAACCGGCGCGTGCTGACGCTCGGCGGCCTGACGATGCTGACCGGCTGCACGCTGCAGGACGACGCGTCGGTCAACACGTTCCTCGAGAAGGTGTCGCGCATGAACGATCGCGTGCAGGCGTGGCTGTTCAGCCCCGACCGGCTCGCGCCGACTTACACCGAAGCCGACATCACGCGGCCGTTCCCGTTCAACGCGTACTACGGGATCGACGACGTGCCGCACGTCGATGAATCGACCTATCGGCTCGTGCTGTCCGGCCGCGTGACGGGCAAGCGCGTGTGGACGCTCGACGAGCTTCGCGCGCTGCCGCACGCGGAGCAGATCACGCGGCATATCTGCGTGGAAGGGTGGAGCGCGATCGGCCGTTGGGGCGGCACGCCGTTTGGCGCATTCCTCGCACGCGCAGGCGCCGATACGCATGCGAAATACGTCGGCTTCAAGTGCGCGGACGACTACTACGAGAGCATCGACATGCCGACCGCGCTGCATCCGCAGACGCTGCTCGCGTTCGACTACGACGGCCGCCGCCTGCCGCCGGAATTCGGCTTCCCGATGAAGCTGCGGATGCCGACCAAGCTCGGCTACAAGAACCCGAAGCACATCATGGAAATCTTCGTGACCGATACGTTTCCGGGCGGCTACTGGGTCGATCAGGGGTACAACTGGTTCGGCGGATCGTGA
- a CDS encoding MFS transporter, whose product MSTASTDRPANAASPHYSRSLLLLLATIAGVSVANIYYNQPLLESFRSAFPDGASWIGAVPTATQLGYAAGMFLLAPLGDRFDRRGLILMQIAGLSVALIVAAAAPSLAVLAVASLAIGVLATIAQQAVPFAAEIAPPAERGHAVGTVMSGLLLGILLARTAAGFVAEYFGWRAVFAASVAALVALAAVIVLRLPRSSPTSTLPYGKLLGSMWHLAVELRGLREASLTGAALFAAFSAFWPVLTLLLAGAPFHLGPQAAGLFGIVGAAGALAAPYAGRFADKRGPRAIISLAIALLALSFVIFALSGSSLVGLVIGVIVLDVGVQAAQISNQSRIYALKPEARSRVNTVYMVCYFIGGALGSSAGVAAWRAFGWTGMCAAGLLFTALAGWFHHRGGRRG is encoded by the coding sequence ATGTCCACCGCCTCCACCGACCGTCCGGCCAACGCCGCCTCGCCCCACTACTCGCGCAGCCTGCTGTTGCTGCTCGCGACGATCGCGGGCGTGTCCGTCGCGAACATCTACTACAACCAGCCGCTGCTCGAGAGCTTCCGCTCGGCCTTTCCCGACGGCGCGTCGTGGATCGGCGCGGTGCCGACCGCGACGCAGCTCGGTTATGCGGCCGGCATGTTCCTGCTCGCGCCGCTCGGCGACCGTTTCGACCGCCGCGGGCTGATCCTGATGCAGATCGCCGGCCTGTCGGTCGCGCTGATCGTGGCGGCCGCCGCGCCGTCGCTGGCCGTGCTTGCGGTCGCGAGCCTCGCGATCGGCGTGCTCGCGACCATCGCGCAACAGGCCGTGCCGTTCGCGGCCGAGATCGCGCCGCCCGCCGAACGCGGGCACGCGGTCGGCACCGTGATGAGCGGCCTGCTGCTCGGCATCCTGCTCGCGCGCACGGCCGCCGGCTTCGTCGCCGAGTATTTCGGCTGGCGCGCGGTGTTCGCCGCGTCGGTCGCGGCGCTCGTCGCGCTGGCGGCCGTGATCGTGTTGCGGCTGCCGCGCAGCTCGCCGACGTCGACGCTGCCGTACGGCAAACTGCTCGGCTCGATGTGGCATCTGGCGGTCGAACTGCGCGGGCTGCGCGAGGCGTCGCTGACGGGCGCCGCGCTGTTCGCGGCGTTCAGCGCGTTCTGGCCCGTGCTCACGCTGCTGCTCGCCGGCGCGCCGTTCCATCTCGGTCCGCAGGCTGCCGGCCTGTTCGGGATCGTCGGCGCGGCGGGTGCGCTCGCGGCACCCTACGCGGGCCGCTTCGCGGACAAGCGCGGCCCGCGCGCGATCATCTCGCTCGCGATCGCGCTGCTCGCGCTGTCGTTCGTGATCTTCGCGCTGTCGGGCTCGAGCCTCGTCGGGCTCGTGATCGGCGTGATCGTGCTGGATGTCGGCGTGCAGGCCGCGCAGATCTCGAACCAGTCGCGCATCTATGCGCTGAAGCCCGAGGCGCGCAGCCGCGTCAACACCGTGTACATGGTGTGCTATTTCATCGGCGGCGCGCTCGGCTCGTCGGCCGGCGTCGCCGCATGGCGCGCATTCGGCTGGACCGGCATGTGCGCGGCCGGGCTGCTGTTCACCGCGCTCGCGGGCTGGTTCCACCATCGCGGCGGCCGGCGCGGCTGA
- a CDS encoding glycine zipper 2TM domain-containing protein, whose amino-acid sequence MSYSIRRIGVCALLVATVASLSACDSMTRRQRDTAIGAGVGGVAGAAIGGNALSTLGGAAAGGIIGNQVGK is encoded by the coding sequence ATGAGCTATTCGATTCGGCGTATTGGGGTATGCGCGCTGCTCGTCGCGACGGTGGCCAGCCTGTCGGCCTGCGACTCGATGACGAGGCGCCAGCGCGACACGGCAATCGGCGCGGGTGTCGGCGGCGTCGCCGGCGCGGCGATCGGCGGCAACGCACTGTCGACGCTGGGCGGCGCAGCGGCCGGCGGCATCATCGGCAACCAGGTCGGCAAATAA